CGAGGCGCTGATCGAGGTGCCGGGCGAGCAAAAATCGTCCAAGCGACAGGTGCTGCGCGCGGCCTCGATCTATCTGCCCAACGGCAATCCCTCCGGCAGCGAGAAGTTCGCCTACAAGCTCGCCTGGATGGAGCGGCTGATCGCCCACGCCAAGGCGCTGCTGAAGGAAGAGGAAATCCTGGTGCTGGGCGGCGACTACAATGTCTGCCCCACCGACGCCGATGTGTACGACCCCGAAGGCTGGCGCGACGACGCGCTCTGCCGCCCGGAATCGCGCGCGAAATATCGCGAGCTGCTCTATCTGGGCTTCACCGACGCCATCGCCGCGCGCCATCCGGAGCCCGGCAATTACACCTTCTGGGACTACCAGGCCGGTGCCTGGCAGAAGAACAACGGTTTGCGCATCGACCACCTCGCCTTGTCGCCGCAGGCCGCCGATCGGCTCGCCGATTGCGGCATCGACAAGCGGCCGCGCGGCAAGGAGAAGCCGTCGGACCATGTCCCGGTTTGGTGCGATCTGGAGCTTTAGCGGCGCCGGTTATTCCAGCGGGTAGTGGCAGGCGACCTGACGCCCCGCCTCGATCTCGCGCAACGGGGGCCGCTCCGTGCGGCAGAGGTCGGTGGCGAAGCGGCAGCGCGGATTGAAGCGGCAGCCTGCGGGCGGGTTCATCGGGCTCGGCACGTCGCCCGTCAGCACGATCCGCTTGCTGCCGGCGGGCCGATCGACATCGGGCACCGGCACGGCCGAGATCAGCGCCTGCGTATAGGGATGGCGCGGCTTGCGATAGAGCGCCTCGGTCGCACCCAGCTCCACGATCGAGCCCAGATACATGACGGCGGTGCGGGTCGAGACCTGGCGCACCACGCTCAGATCATGGGCGACGAAGACATAAGTCAGGCCCAACCGCTCCTGCAGGTCGGCCATCAGATTGACGATCTGCGCCTGGATCGAGACGTCGAGCGCCGAGACCGGCTCGTCGGCGACGATCAGGCTGGGTTCCAGGGCCAGCGCGCGGGCGATGCCGATGCGCTGGCGCTGCCCGCCCGAGAACTCGTGCGGATAGCGCTGCAGATGATCGGGCATCAGCCCGACCAGCGCGATCAGGTCGCGCACACGGTTGTCGATCTGCTTGCGCGTGCCATAGCCATGGACCCGCAAGGGTTCGGCAATCAGGTCGCCGACCCGCCGGCGCGGATTGAGCGAGGCGTAGGGATCCTGGAACACCATCTGCATCTGGCGCCGGAACGGGCGCAGCTGACGGAGGCTGAGGCGCGAGATGTCCTTGCCGCGGAAGTAAAGCTCGCCCTTGGTGATTTCATAGAGGCGGACCAGGCAACGGCCGAGGGTGGATTTGCCGCAGCCGGATTCGCCGACCAGCCCCAGCGTCTCGCCCTGGCGGATCTCGATCGAGACGCCATCCACCGCATGGACCGTCTTGCGCCCGCCCTGAGCGAAGCGGCTGCCCACGGTGAAATTCTTGGTGATGCCCACGCCCTTGAGCAGCAGTTCGTTCATGTTGGCCGGGACGCTCATTCGGCACCCGCGACCGACTGATTGCGGGTCTCGAAGGCGGCGGCGCGCTGCTCGGTCGAGAGGAAGCAGGCGGCCTTGTGATCGCCCTCCCCCTTCAGCGGCGGGCGCTCGTCGCAGGCCTCGAAGCGGTAGCGGCAGCGCGGGCCGAAAGCGCAGCCCGCCGGCAGGTCCAGGAGCGAGGGCGGCGCGCCGGCAATCGAATTCAGGCGCCGGGGCCGCGGACCCGACAGCGGCGGGATCGAATTGAGCAGTCCCCAGGTATAGGGATGCCAGGGGTTCTTGAAGAGATCGCGCTTGGTGCCGCGCTCGACGATGCGCCCCGCATACATGACCTGGACCCGGTCGGCGACCTCGGCCACCACGCCCATGTCATGGGTGATCAGCACGACCGAGGAGCCGAAATCGCGGCGCAGCTTCTGGATCAGCTCGAGGATCTGGGCCTGGACCGTGACGTCGAGGGCCGTGGTCGGCTCGTCGGCGATCAGGAGCGACGGGTTGCAGGAAAGCGCCATGGCGATGACCGCGCGCTGGCGCATGCCGCCCGAAAGCTCATGCGGGAAGCGGTCGACGGTCACGGCCGGGTTGGGAATGCCCATGGCGCCCAGCAGCTCGACCGCGCGCTTGCGGGCCGCGGCATGCGAGATCTTCTCATGGGCCAGGATCTGCTCGGCGATCTGCCAGCCGATCGAATAGACCGGCGTCAGCGAGGTCATCGGGTCCTGGAAGATCATCGCGATCTCCTTGCCCCGCACCTCGCGCATCGCCTTGCGCGACAGGCCGATCAGCTCGCGGCCCTTATAGACGACCGAGCCCTCGATCACGGCGTTGGGATCGTTGATCAGGCCGACGACGCTCAGGAGCGAGATGGTCTTTCCCGAGCCGGATTCGCCGACCACGCCCAGGATCTCGCGCTCGCCGACATCGAAAGAGATGCCGTCGACCGCCCGCACCAGTCCATGCTCGGTGCGGAACGAGACCCGCAAGTTCGTGACGCGAAGGATCTCCGGGCCCATCAGCGCGCCCTCACCCGCGGATCGAGGAAGGCATAGAGGAGATCCACGATGGCGTTCGCCAGCACGACGAAGAACGAGGCGTAGATTACGGTCGCCATGATCACCGGCAGATCGAGATTGAGGAGCGCGTCATAGGTGAGCTTGCCGACACCTTGCAGCCCGAACACCACTTCGGTCAGGAGCGCCGCGCCGCCGACCAGCGCGCCGAAATCGAGCCCGAACAGGGTGACGACCGTGATCAGCGAGGTGCGGAGGGCGTGATAGATCATGATCCGCGTCTCGCTGAGCCCCTTGGAGCGCGCGGTGCGGATGTAATCTTCCTGCCCCGCCTCGACCAGGCTCGCGCGCAGCACGCGGCCATAGAGGCCCATATAGAGCACGGCCAGCGTGATCCAGGGGATGATGAGCGTGAGGAACCAACCCTTCGGATCCTCGCTCAGCGGCTTGTAGCCCAGCGGCGGCACCCAGGAGAACAGCCAGCTGTCATGGAAACGGCTCTGGGTCAGCAGGTTCATCACCTCGCCCAGCCAATAGACCGGCATGGAGACGCCGATCAGCCCCAGGATCATCAAGCCGCGATCGAGCCAGCTTCCCTTGGTCGAGGCCGCCAGCAACCCGATGACGATCCCGCCGAAGACCCAGAGCACGGCCGCTCCCGTCACCAGCGAGAGCGTCACGGGGGCCACGGCGATGACGGCCGGCACCACCTTCCAGCCGCGATTGACGAAGGAGGTCAGGTCGCGCGTGATGAAGAGG
The nucleotide sequence above comes from Hypericibacter terrae. Encoded proteins:
- the xth gene encoding exodeoxyribonuclease III, with amino-acid sequence MTRIATWNVNSIKAHLASTLAWAKSEKPDVLLLQEIKCLDDGFPRLEFEDLGYNVETVGQKTYNGVAILSRHPLTVEQRSLPGAKDDEPARYIEALIEVPGEQKSSKRQVLRAASIYLPNGNPSGSEKFAYKLAWMERLIAHAKALLKEEEILVLGGDYNVCPTDADVYDPEGWRDDALCRPESRAKYRELLYLGFTDAIAARHPEPGNYTFWDYQAGAWQKNNGLRIDHLALSPQAADRLADCGIDKRPRGKEKPSDHVPVWCDLEL
- a CDS encoding ABC transporter ATP-binding protein, coding for MNELLLKGVGITKNFTVGSRFAQGGRKTVHAVDGVSIEIRQGETLGLVGESGCGKSTLGRCLVRLYEITKGELYFRGKDISRLSLRQLRPFRRQMQMVFQDPYASLNPRRRVGDLIAEPLRVHGYGTRKQIDNRVRDLIALVGLMPDHLQRYPHEFSGGQRQRIGIARALALEPSLIVADEPVSALDVSIQAQIVNLMADLQERLGLTYVFVAHDLSVVRQVSTRTAVMYLGSIVELGATEALYRKPRHPYTQALISAVPVPDVDRPAGSKRIVLTGDVPSPMNPPAGCRFNPRCRFATDLCRTERPPLREIEAGRQVACHYPLE
- a CDS encoding ABC transporter ATP-binding protein — its product is MGPEILRVTNLRVSFRTEHGLVRAVDGISFDVGEREILGVVGESGSGKTISLLSVVGLINDPNAVIEGSVVYKGRELIGLSRKAMREVRGKEIAMIFQDPMTSLTPVYSIGWQIAEQILAHEKISHAAARKRAVELLGAMGIPNPAVTVDRFPHELSGGMRQRAVIAMALSCNPSLLIADEPTTALDVTVQAQILELIQKLRRDFGSSVVLITHDMGVVAEVADRVQVMYAGRIVERGTKRDLFKNPWHPYTWGLLNSIPPLSGPRPRRLNSIAGAPPSLLDLPAGCAFGPRCRYRFEACDERPPLKGEGDHKAACFLSTEQRAAAFETRNQSVAGAE
- a CDS encoding ABC transporter permease produces the protein MLGTAVQRISQMLFVMFGISVLVFLIFFATPGSDPAARIAGRNASQETLAAVRADFGLDRPLPVQYVLMMKRLFITRDLTSFVNRGWKVVPAVIAVAPVTLSLVTGAAVLWVFGGIVIGLLAASTKGSWLDRGLMILGLIGVSMPVYWLGEVMNLLTQSRFHDSWLFSWVPPLGYKPLSEDPKGWFLTLIIPWITLAVLYMGLYGRVLRASLVEAGQEDYIRTARSKGLSETRIMIYHALRTSLITVVTLFGLDFGALVGGAALLTEVVFGLQGVGKLTYDALLNLDLPVIMATVIYASFFVVLANAIVDLLYAFLDPRVRAR